Proteins encoded together in one Petrotoga sibirica DSM 13575 window:
- a CDS encoding alpha-amylase family glycosyl hydrolase: MKRYLGLVVLFLFLASFVFSGTPSPNWEDQIIYFVMIDRFANGDTSNDVLTDSGIESGMVNSKYNGGDIQGLINQLDYIKELGATAIWITPPVANQWWDGSVNYGGYHGYWARHFKKVEEHFGDLELYKKFVEEAHKRGLYVIQDIVANHTGNFLIYKNGKYFLNDQSVPTNKPEQYPFNINDYNDPEQKKLNIYHWPSEIKNPNQYNTEFSQLDDLNTENPLVIDALKDSYTFWIEEADIDGFRVDTAIYVPNEFWGEFLNGENGIYEMAESCGKNDFLTYGEAWITPQPFSNEAEESLNEYMEFGFNSMLDFPLQTDIKRVFKEGKPTSYLEYRLNQREIMYKDPSRMITFIDNHDMDRFLKGSDINSLKQALTFIFTIPGIPTIYYGTEQNFVETRAAMFEQGFASGGVDHFDTTTPTFQYIKELTELRKNISTFRYGKVEVLFSDELGPGPFIYKVKDESKSYIILMNTSSNKKHATDVDLGIAEGTILKPILVNNMINKEIVYTSSLNILLNGKTIGIFEVTDEVKPVKEEDISVEITNLEEGQTFSDNFVLKGTASNAKSILVIVDREEKGYAKITLTQKQNESWQLPINISDFTPGQHNIFVKAYGRTPLIVDYSESYNVNFDIPMVTIKVVEDPLGDDKGPNGTYSYPKDPTFNKQMDIREVELIQIGTMLRIIVTMENVTDVWNPANGFDHVTFQIFFDDPNKKGAIELPFQNAIMPNNLDWDYEVYATGWGISLFSSENSSANKYGNPITPTPAIQVNKKENTITFMIPLSTLDTSDISGWTIYVTTYDYDGIEGVLRPLSPNGGPWSFGGGNPTDPKIMDDILIKID, from the coding sequence ATGAAAAGATACTTAGGTTTAGTAGTATTGTTTCTTTTCCTAGCTTCATTTGTTTTTTCAGGAACACCTTCTCCAAATTGGGAAGATCAGATCATCTATTTTGTTATGATAGACAGGTTTGCAAATGGAGATACTTCCAACGATGTACTAACAGATTCAGGTATAGAAAGTGGAATGGTGAACTCAAAATACAACGGTGGGGATATCCAAGGCTTGATCAACCAGTTAGACTACATTAAAGAATTAGGTGCGACGGCAATATGGATTACACCGCCTGTAGCTAACCAATGGTGGGATGGAAGTGTGAATTATGGAGGTTACCATGGCTATTGGGCAAGACATTTTAAAAAGGTAGAAGAACATTTTGGAGATTTAGAACTTTACAAAAAATTTGTAGAAGAAGCTCACAAAAGAGGGCTGTATGTAATTCAGGATATCGTAGCGAATCATACGGGTAATTTTTTGATTTACAAAAACGGAAAATATTTTTTAAACGATCAAAGTGTACCAACAAACAAACCCGAACAGTATCCCTTTAATATTAATGATTATAACGATCCAGAACAAAAAAAATTGAATATTTATCATTGGCCTTCAGAAATTAAAAACCCAAACCAATATAATACCGAATTTTCTCAATTAGATGATTTGAACACTGAAAATCCTCTTGTGATAGATGCTTTGAAAGATTCTTACACCTTTTGGATAGAAGAAGCGGATATAGATGGTTTTAGGGTAGATACTGCTATCTATGTTCCAAATGAATTTTGGGGAGAATTTTTAAATGGAGAAAATGGAATATATGAAATGGCCGAATCATGTGGAAAAAATGATTTCTTAACCTATGGTGAAGCATGGATAACACCTCAACCTTTCTCGAACGAAGCCGAGGAGTCTTTAAATGAATATATGGAATTTGGATTTAATTCAATGTTAGATTTTCCACTTCAAACGGATATCAAACGAGTGTTTAAAGAAGGAAAACCAACATCTTACTTGGAGTATAGGTTGAATCAAAGAGAAATAATGTACAAAGATCCTTCAAGAATGATAACCTTTATTGATAATCACGATATGGATAGGTTCCTAAAAGGTTCTGACATAAACAGTCTCAAACAAGCGCTAACTTTTATATTTACTATTCCCGGAATCCCAACAATATATTACGGTACAGAACAGAATTTTGTTGAGACAAGGGCAGCAATGTTTGAACAAGGATTTGCTTCTGGAGGCGTTGACCACTTTGATACAACAACACCTACCTTCCAGTACATTAAAGAATTAACAGAATTAAGGAAAAACATATCGACTTTCAGATATGGAAAAGTAGAAGTCCTCTTCAGCGATGAATTAGGTCCTGGACCTTTCATTTATAAAGTAAAGGATGAATCAAAATCTTATATTATTTTGATGAATACGTCTTCCAATAAAAAACATGCTACTGATGTTGACTTAGGAATTGCTGAAGGTACCATTCTTAAACCAATTTTAGTAAACAATATGATTAACAAAGAAATCGTATATACTTCATCTTTGAATATCTTGTTAAACGGTAAAACTATTGGTATATTTGAGGTGACGGATGAAGTTAAGCCAGTGAAAGAAGAAGATATATCTGTCGAAATAACAAATTTAGAAGAGGGTCAAACCTTCTCGGACAACTTTGTGTTAAAAGGAACTGCGTCAAACGCAAAATCCATTCTTGTAATTGTTGATCGTGAGGAAAAGGGATATGCTAAAATCACCCTCACACAAAAACAAAATGAATCTTGGCAACTTCCAATAAACATCTCGGATTTCACACCTGGGCAACACAACATATTCGTTAAAGCCTACGGAAGAACTCCATTAATAGTTGATTATTCAGAAAGTTATAACGTTAACTTTGATATCCCCATGGTGACAATTAAAGTAGTCGAAGATCCTCTGGGAGACGATAAAGGACCTAATGGAACTTATTCTTACCCAAAAGATCCAACTTTCAACAAACAGATGGATATCAGAGAGGTTGAATTGATACAAATTGGAACGATGCTTAGGATAATTGTAACTATGGAGAATGTAACTGATGTCTGGAACCCTGCCAACGGATTCGATCACGTGACATTTCAAATTTTCTTCGATGACCCTAACAAAAAAGGAGCAATAGAATTACCTTTTCAAAATGCAATTATGCCAAATAACTTAGACTGGGATTACGAAGTTTACGCAACCGGTTGGGGTATTAGTCTTTTCAGTTCAGAGAACTCATCAGCTAATAAATATGGTAATCCAATAACCCCCACTCCTGCTATACAGGTTAATAAAAAAGAAAATACAATAACCTTTATGATTCCACTTTCAACACTTGACACAAGCGATATTTCCGGATGGACAATTTATGTTACAACTTATGATTATGATGGAATAGAAGGGGTTTTGAGGCCATTATCGCCAAATGGAGGCCCTTGGTCGTTTGGCGGAGGAAATCCAACAGATCCGAAGATAATGGACGATATTTTAATAAAAATTGATTAA
- a CDS encoding glutaredoxin family protein, with product MQHVKIKVYTTPSCPWCRKAKSYFRELGIKFKEVDVSKDPKAAEELVRKTHQMGTPVIQIGNHYIIGFDKNKIDSMLGIN from the coding sequence ATGCAACATGTAAAAATAAAGGTTTATACAACTCCAAGTTGTCCTTGGTGCAGGAAAGCCAAATCGTACTTTAGAGAATTGGGAATAAAATTTAAGGAAGTCGATGTTTCAAAAGATCCAAAAGCAGCAGAAGAATTAGTTAGAAAAACTCATCAGATGGGGACTCCAGTGATTCAAATTGGAAATCATTATATCATTGGTTTTGATAAAAACAAAATCGACAGTATGCTCGGAATTAATTAA